A section of the Methanosarcina mazei S-6 genome encodes:
- the hxlB gene encoding 6-phospho-3-hexuloisomerase, translated as MKTDQVDQVIDCEDVIKSMKFIVENINEVIKLLDREDIKSMLQKILEGDRIFVMGAGRSGLVAKAFAMRLMHLGFTVYVVGETTTPAVGQKDVVIAISGSGETRSIADLGKIVKDIGSTLITVTSKKESTLGRTSDITMVLPSKTKNDHDAGGSLEKNMRGDYKNLPPLGTAFEIISLVFLDSVIAQLIKLKGVSEAELKLRHTNIE; from the coding sequence ATGAAAACAGATCAGGTAGATCAGGTAATAGACTGCGAAGATGTAATAAAATCTATGAAATTTATCGTGGAAAACATAAATGAGGTGATTAAGCTACTGGACCGCGAAGATATTAAAAGCATGCTTCAGAAAATTCTTGAAGGAGATAGAATTTTTGTTATGGGGGCAGGGCGGTCCGGACTTGTTGCCAAAGCTTTTGCTATGAGGCTGATGCACCTTGGATTTACAGTATATGTTGTAGGAGAAACCACGACTCCTGCTGTCGGGCAAAAGGACGTTGTTATTGCTATCTCAGGCTCCGGGGAAACCCGCTCCATAGCAGACCTGGGAAAAATAGTCAAAGATATCGGCTCAACACTTATTACTGTCACCTCCAAAAAAGAGTCAACACTCGGCAGAACATCTGATATAACCATGGTCCTTCCGAGCAAGACCAAAAATGATCACGATGCAGGCGGCTCCCTTGAAAAGAATATGAGGGGAGATTATAAGAATTTGCCTCCCCTTGGCACTGCTTTTGAAATAATTTCCCTTGTTTTCCTGGACTCTGTAATTGCCCAGTTGATAAAGCTCAAAGGTGTTTCGGAAGCAGAACTCAAGTTGAGGCACACAAATATCGAATAA
- a CDS encoding DUF2073 domain-containing protein → MQGIQLDLISEAKISQMASMEKVRYIIDEVRKGKILVLEKGLNPMEEAKLIEMTMSAIQPDVFSGIEMQSYPANADSSLLGKFFKKQSSKRLTVIGPANQLKTLKKDRNLISALVSASK, encoded by the coding sequence ATGCAGGGAATCCAACTTGACCTTATATCCGAAGCCAAAATTTCTCAGATGGCTTCCATGGAAAAAGTCCGGTATATAATCGATGAGGTGAGAAAGGGCAAAATCCTTGTGCTCGAAAAAGGTCTCAACCCTATGGAAGAGGCTAAACTCATTGAAATGACAATGTCAGCAATCCAGCCGGATGTATTTTCAGGTATCGAGATGCAGAGCTATCCTGCAAATGCGGACTCTTCTTTGCTGGGGAAATTTTTCAAAAAACAGAGCAGCAAAAGACTTACGGTTATAGGGCCCGCAAACCAGCTCAAAACCCTTAAAAAAGATAGGAATCTAATCAGTGCACTTGTCTCTGCAAGTAAGTAA
- a CDS encoding Era-like GTP-binding protein: protein MNMIKRFKVSFSKMFNKLFKKKGACIGIYGPPNAGKTTLSNRILKDWVGSDETMGSVSHIAHETRHAKRKNGVTIETNGHTISLDIVDTPGLATKIDFHDFMEQGMSDVESKKRSKEATEGVIEAVKWLDDLDGVILVMDSTENPYTQVNVTVIGNMEARNLPLLIVANKVDLPNADPGVIKEAFPQHPMVPVSALEGVGMDSFYEALSKQFG, encoded by the coding sequence ATGAATATGATAAAACGATTTAAGGTAAGCTTTTCAAAAATGTTCAATAAACTGTTCAAGAAAAAAGGAGCATGTATCGGTATATACGGCCCCCCGAATGCCGGCAAGACAACCCTCAGTAACCGTATCCTTAAAGACTGGGTAGGAAGTGATGAAACAATGGGATCGGTTTCACACATCGCCCACGAAACCAGGCACGCAAAAAGGAAAAACGGTGTTACTATCGAAACTAACGGGCATACTATCAGCCTTGATATTGTTGACACTCCCGGGCTTGCAACAAAGATCGATTTCCATGACTTCATGGAACAGGGAATGAGCGATGTAGAATCAAAGAAAAGGTCCAAAGAAGCAACAGAGGGTGTAATTGAAGCTGTAAAATGGCTTGATGACCTTGACGGAGTCATACTGGTTATGGATTCCACAGAGAACCCCTATACTCAGGTTAATGTAACTGTTATAGGAAATATGGAAGCTAGAAACCTTCCGCTTCTCATTGTAGCAAATAAGGTAGACCTTCCTAACGCCGACCCAGGAGTTATAAAGGAAGCCTTCCCTCAGCACCCTATGGTACCTGTCTCAGCGCTTGAAGGAGTGGGTATGGACTCATTCTATGAAGCTCTGAGCAAACAGTTCGGGTGA